From the genome of Macrobrachium nipponense isolate FS-2020 chromosome 29, ASM1510439v2, whole genome shotgun sequence, one region includes:
- the LOC135206136 gene encoding protein neuralized-like isoform X1 produces MPALCIEEYAAEPTVTCYTAGPIFKKMKVLKKFKRRMGLAGRGSGSTNLPPLTFHPVCGDNVRISNDGKVARRAESFCKGIAFSARPIKIGERICLRLLEVSTNWSGVIRFGFTSQDPAGLRDALPKYACPDLTNKPGYWAKALSERFAEQGSVLFYYVDSAGDVHFGINGEERGVFFGGVDTRSQLWGLFDVYGNSTAVEFLDPLAQLNNRVRIVNDLSPGSSAANSRVLPQSQTIPQPSQHQPQQQAQQQPSQQQHQQPPPPPQAPRPDSGVERLQPQMAQLVLTPRAPDALPLRHFAHTAFNPLPFHRVRGRNIRMNNERTVAARTETEYSHGYVFSARPLRPGERLVVQVLSTEAMYVGALAFGMTAANPAGLEPSDLPEDCDLLLDRPEYWVVSKDVAASPQPGDELAFSLTHHGEVTFSRNGATPQVFMHVDHTLQMWAFFDVYGNTSKIRTLGVTHDVPQMSYVQQNASNSPPRRTEPVGRPSHQLSRASPLVVSLPPSPPSPPSTHPHPVPAPPPLPPTPRDATLSGHSTMSSVYSGAYMEPVSATSTLSSLGELPPGQTLHECTVCYEKPVDSVLYMCGHMCMCYECALQQWRGRGGGQCPICRAVIRDVIRTYRS; encoded by the exons ATGCCAGCCTTATGTATTGAGGAATACGCCGCAGAACCCACTGTCACTTGCTACACTGCAGGGCcaatatttaagaaaatgaagGTCCTTAAGAAATTCAAGCGACGCATGGGTTTAG CTGGTCGTGGATCTGGATCGACGAACTTGCCGCCCTTGACTTTCCACCCAGTATGTGGAGATAACGTCCGCATCTCTAATGACGGAAAGGTGGCACGGAGAGCAGAGAGTTTCTGTAAGGGCATAGCCTTTTCTGCGAGACCCATCAAAATAGGGGAGAGGATTTGTCTCAGGCTACTTGAAGTCTCTACAAACTGGTCTGGTGTCATTCGGTTCGGCTTCACATCTCAAGACCCAGCTGGACTGAGAGACGCCCTCCCCAAATATGCTTGCCCAGACCTTACTAATAAACCTGGTTATTGGGCAAAGGCACTTAGTGAACGTTTTGCTGAACAAGGGAGCGTTCTCTTCTACTATGTGGACTCTGCAGGGGACGTTCACTTTGGCATTAATGGAGAAGAAAGGGGTGTGTTTTTTGGTGGTGTGGACACTAGGTCCCAGCTGTGGGGTCTCTTCGATGTTTATGGAAACAGCACAGCTGTGGAGTTCTTGGATCCCCTCGCACAACTCAACAACAGAGTCCGTATTGTCAACGATCTGAGTCCTGGTTCATCGGCTGCTAACTCTCGTGTTTTGCCTCAGTCCCAGACTATCCCTCAGCCGTCTCAACACCAGCCGCAACAACAAGCACAACAGCAGCCATCACAGCAGCAACACCAACAGCCTCCTCCACCACCACAGGCACCAAGACCAGATTCTGGGGTGGAGAGATTACAGCCTCAAATGGCCCAGTTGGTCTTGACTCCACGTGCACCTGATGCTTTACCATTACGTCACTTTGCACATACAGCCTTCAATCCTCTTCCATTCCACAGAGTCAGAGGACGCAACATTCGAATGAATAATGAACGAACTGTAGCTGCAAGAACGGAGACAGAATATTCCCATGGCTATGTTTTCTCTGCAAGACCTTTGAGACCAGGTGAGAGGCTTGTGGTGCAGGTTTTAAGTACCGAAGCTATGTATGTAGGGGCTTTGGCATTTGGTATGACAGCAGCCAATCCAGCTGGTCTGGAACCCTCTGACCTACCAGAAGACTGTGACTTACTGTTGGATCGTCCAgaatattgggttgtgagcaaaGATGTAGCAGCATCCCCTCAACCTGGAGATGAATTGGCCTTCTCTTTAACTCATCATGGCGAGGTGACCTTTTCTCGCAATGGTGCCACCCCTCAGGTGTTTATGCACGTGGATCATACCCTGCAAATGTGGGCCTTCTTTGATGTCTACGGAAACACCAGCAAGATCCGCACCTTGGGAGTCACACATGATGTTCCTCAGATGTCTTATGTACAACAAAATG CCTCTAACTCTCCACCTCGTCGGACAGAGCCTGTTGGGCGGCCTTCCCATCAGTTATCGAGAGCATCCCCTCTTGTTGTCAGCCTTCCACCAAGTCCACCTTCACCGCCCAGTACCCATCCTCACCCGGTCCCGGCACCTCCTCCATTACCACCAACTCCCAGGGATGCCACCCTCAGTGGGCACAGCACTATGTCATCTGTTTACAGTGGTGCTTATATGGAGCCCGTATCCGCCACATCCACTCTTTCTTCCTTGGGTGAACTGCCTCCTGGCCAGACTCTACATGAGTGCACTGTCTGTTACGAGAAGCCTGTCGATTCTGTGTTGTATATGTGTGGCCACATGTGTATGTGTTATGAATGTGCCCTGCAACAGTGGCGTGGCCGTGGTGGTGGACAGTGCCCCATCTGCCGGGCTGTTATCAGAGACGTCATTCGAACCTACCGGTCATGA
- the LOC135206136 gene encoding protein neuralized-like isoform X2, whose protein sequence is MDRLQSVWTFLSGRILSGRGSGSTNLPPLTFHPVCGDNVRISNDGKVARRAESFCKGIAFSARPIKIGERICLRLLEVSTNWSGVIRFGFTSQDPAGLRDALPKYACPDLTNKPGYWAKALSERFAEQGSVLFYYVDSAGDVHFGINGEERGVFFGGVDTRSQLWGLFDVYGNSTAVEFLDPLAQLNNRVRIVNDLSPGSSAANSRVLPQSQTIPQPSQHQPQQQAQQQPSQQQHQQPPPPPQAPRPDSGVERLQPQMAQLVLTPRAPDALPLRHFAHTAFNPLPFHRVRGRNIRMNNERTVAARTETEYSHGYVFSARPLRPGERLVVQVLSTEAMYVGALAFGMTAANPAGLEPSDLPEDCDLLLDRPEYWVVSKDVAASPQPGDELAFSLTHHGEVTFSRNGATPQVFMHVDHTLQMWAFFDVYGNTSKIRTLGVTHDVPQMSYVQQNASNSPPRRTEPVGRPSHQLSRASPLVVSLPPSPPSPPSTHPHPVPAPPPLPPTPRDATLSGHSTMSSVYSGAYMEPVSATSTLSSLGELPPGQTLHECTVCYEKPVDSVLYMCGHMCMCYECALQQWRGRGGGQCPICRAVIRDVIRTYRS, encoded by the exons CTGGTCGTGGATCTGGATCGACGAACTTGCCGCCCTTGACTTTCCACCCAGTATGTGGAGATAACGTCCGCATCTCTAATGACGGAAAGGTGGCACGGAGAGCAGAGAGTTTCTGTAAGGGCATAGCCTTTTCTGCGAGACCCATCAAAATAGGGGAGAGGATTTGTCTCAGGCTACTTGAAGTCTCTACAAACTGGTCTGGTGTCATTCGGTTCGGCTTCACATCTCAAGACCCAGCTGGACTGAGAGACGCCCTCCCCAAATATGCTTGCCCAGACCTTACTAATAAACCTGGTTATTGGGCAAAGGCACTTAGTGAACGTTTTGCTGAACAAGGGAGCGTTCTCTTCTACTATGTGGACTCTGCAGGGGACGTTCACTTTGGCATTAATGGAGAAGAAAGGGGTGTGTTTTTTGGTGGTGTGGACACTAGGTCCCAGCTGTGGGGTCTCTTCGATGTTTATGGAAACAGCACAGCTGTGGAGTTCTTGGATCCCCTCGCACAACTCAACAACAGAGTCCGTATTGTCAACGATCTGAGTCCTGGTTCATCGGCTGCTAACTCTCGTGTTTTGCCTCAGTCCCAGACTATCCCTCAGCCGTCTCAACACCAGCCGCAACAACAAGCACAACAGCAGCCATCACAGCAGCAACACCAACAGCCTCCTCCACCACCACAGGCACCAAGACCAGATTCTGGGGTGGAGAGATTACAGCCTCAAATGGCCCAGTTGGTCTTGACTCCACGTGCACCTGATGCTTTACCATTACGTCACTTTGCACATACAGCCTTCAATCCTCTTCCATTCCACAGAGTCAGAGGACGCAACATTCGAATGAATAATGAACGAACTGTAGCTGCAAGAACGGAGACAGAATATTCCCATGGCTATGTTTTCTCTGCAAGACCTTTGAGACCAGGTGAGAGGCTTGTGGTGCAGGTTTTAAGTACCGAAGCTATGTATGTAGGGGCTTTGGCATTTGGTATGACAGCAGCCAATCCAGCTGGTCTGGAACCCTCTGACCTACCAGAAGACTGTGACTTACTGTTGGATCGTCCAgaatattgggttgtgagcaaaGATGTAGCAGCATCCCCTCAACCTGGAGATGAATTGGCCTTCTCTTTAACTCATCATGGCGAGGTGACCTTTTCTCGCAATGGTGCCACCCCTCAGGTGTTTATGCACGTGGATCATACCCTGCAAATGTGGGCCTTCTTTGATGTCTACGGAAACACCAGCAAGATCCGCACCTTGGGAGTCACACATGATGTTCCTCAGATGTCTTATGTACAACAAAATG CCTCTAACTCTCCACCTCGTCGGACAGAGCCTGTTGGGCGGCCTTCCCATCAGTTATCGAGAGCATCCCCTCTTGTTGTCAGCCTTCCACCAAGTCCACCTTCACCGCCCAGTACCCATCCTCACCCGGTCCCGGCACCTCCTCCATTACCACCAACTCCCAGGGATGCCACCCTCAGTGGGCACAGCACTATGTCATCTGTTTACAGTGGTGCTTATATGGAGCCCGTATCCGCCACATCCACTCTTTCTTCCTTGGGTGAACTGCCTCCTGGCCAGACTCTACATGAGTGCACTGTCTGTTACGAGAAGCCTGTCGATTCTGTGTTGTATATGTGTGGCCACATGTGTATGTGTTATGAATGTGCCCTGCAACAGTGGCGTGGCCGTGGTGGTGGACAGTGCCCCATCTGCCGGGCTGTTATCAGAGACGTCATTCGAACCTACCGGTCATGA
- the LOC135206136 gene encoding protein neuralized-like isoform X3 encodes MKPIRNLRRCRLNCTGRGSGSTNLPPLTFHPVCGDNVRISNDGKVARRAESFCKGIAFSARPIKIGERICLRLLEVSTNWSGVIRFGFTSQDPAGLRDALPKYACPDLTNKPGYWAKALSERFAEQGSVLFYYVDSAGDVHFGINGEERGVFFGGVDTRSQLWGLFDVYGNSTAVEFLDPLAQLNNRVRIVNDLSPGSSAANSRVLPQSQTIPQPSQHQPQQQAQQQPSQQQHQQPPPPPQAPRPDSGVERLQPQMAQLVLTPRAPDALPLRHFAHTAFNPLPFHRVRGRNIRMNNERTVAARTETEYSHGYVFSARPLRPGERLVVQVLSTEAMYVGALAFGMTAANPAGLEPSDLPEDCDLLLDRPEYWVVSKDVAASPQPGDELAFSLTHHGEVTFSRNGATPQVFMHVDHTLQMWAFFDVYGNTSKIRTLGVTHDVPQMSYVQQNASNSPPRRTEPVGRPSHQLSRASPLVVSLPPSPPSPPSTHPHPVPAPPPLPPTPRDATLSGHSTMSSVYSGAYMEPVSATSTLSSLGELPPGQTLHECTVCYEKPVDSVLYMCGHMCMCYECALQQWRGRGGGQCPICRAVIRDVIRTYRS; translated from the exons CTGGTCGTGGATCTGGATCGACGAACTTGCCGCCCTTGACTTTCCACCCAGTATGTGGAGATAACGTCCGCATCTCTAATGACGGAAAGGTGGCACGGAGAGCAGAGAGTTTCTGTAAGGGCATAGCCTTTTCTGCGAGACCCATCAAAATAGGGGAGAGGATTTGTCTCAGGCTACTTGAAGTCTCTACAAACTGGTCTGGTGTCATTCGGTTCGGCTTCACATCTCAAGACCCAGCTGGACTGAGAGACGCCCTCCCCAAATATGCTTGCCCAGACCTTACTAATAAACCTGGTTATTGGGCAAAGGCACTTAGTGAACGTTTTGCTGAACAAGGGAGCGTTCTCTTCTACTATGTGGACTCTGCAGGGGACGTTCACTTTGGCATTAATGGAGAAGAAAGGGGTGTGTTTTTTGGTGGTGTGGACACTAGGTCCCAGCTGTGGGGTCTCTTCGATGTTTATGGAAACAGCACAGCTGTGGAGTTCTTGGATCCCCTCGCACAACTCAACAACAGAGTCCGTATTGTCAACGATCTGAGTCCTGGTTCATCGGCTGCTAACTCTCGTGTTTTGCCTCAGTCCCAGACTATCCCTCAGCCGTCTCAACACCAGCCGCAACAACAAGCACAACAGCAGCCATCACAGCAGCAACACCAACAGCCTCCTCCACCACCACAGGCACCAAGACCAGATTCTGGGGTGGAGAGATTACAGCCTCAAATGGCCCAGTTGGTCTTGACTCCACGTGCACCTGATGCTTTACCATTACGTCACTTTGCACATACAGCCTTCAATCCTCTTCCATTCCACAGAGTCAGAGGACGCAACATTCGAATGAATAATGAACGAACTGTAGCTGCAAGAACGGAGACAGAATATTCCCATGGCTATGTTTTCTCTGCAAGACCTTTGAGACCAGGTGAGAGGCTTGTGGTGCAGGTTTTAAGTACCGAAGCTATGTATGTAGGGGCTTTGGCATTTGGTATGACAGCAGCCAATCCAGCTGGTCTGGAACCCTCTGACCTACCAGAAGACTGTGACTTACTGTTGGATCGTCCAgaatattgggttgtgagcaaaGATGTAGCAGCATCCCCTCAACCTGGAGATGAATTGGCCTTCTCTTTAACTCATCATGGCGAGGTGACCTTTTCTCGCAATGGTGCCACCCCTCAGGTGTTTATGCACGTGGATCATACCCTGCAAATGTGGGCCTTCTTTGATGTCTACGGAAACACCAGCAAGATCCGCACCTTGGGAGTCACACATGATGTTCCTCAGATGTCTTATGTACAACAAAATG CCTCTAACTCTCCACCTCGTCGGACAGAGCCTGTTGGGCGGCCTTCCCATCAGTTATCGAGAGCATCCCCTCTTGTTGTCAGCCTTCCACCAAGTCCACCTTCACCGCCCAGTACCCATCCTCACCCGGTCCCGGCACCTCCTCCATTACCACCAACTCCCAGGGATGCCACCCTCAGTGGGCACAGCACTATGTCATCTGTTTACAGTGGTGCTTATATGGAGCCCGTATCCGCCACATCCACTCTTTCTTCCTTGGGTGAACTGCCTCCTGGCCAGACTCTACATGAGTGCACTGTCTGTTACGAGAAGCCTGTCGATTCTGTGTTGTATATGTGTGGCCACATGTGTATGTGTTATGAATGTGCCCTGCAACAGTGGCGTGGCCGTGGTGGTGGACAGTGCCCCATCTGCCGGGCTGTTATCAGAGACGTCATTCGAACCTACCGGTCATGA
- the LOC135206136 gene encoding protein neuralized-like isoform X4: MGQSGSAFCQSAGRGSGSTNLPPLTFHPVCGDNVRISNDGKVARRAESFCKGIAFSARPIKIGERICLRLLEVSTNWSGVIRFGFTSQDPAGLRDALPKYACPDLTNKPGYWAKALSERFAEQGSVLFYYVDSAGDVHFGINGEERGVFFGGVDTRSQLWGLFDVYGNSTAVEFLDPLAQLNNRVRIVNDLSPGSSAANSRVLPQSQTIPQPSQHQPQQQAQQQPSQQQHQQPPPPPQAPRPDSGVERLQPQMAQLVLTPRAPDALPLRHFAHTAFNPLPFHRVRGRNIRMNNERTVAARTETEYSHGYVFSARPLRPGERLVVQVLSTEAMYVGALAFGMTAANPAGLEPSDLPEDCDLLLDRPEYWVVSKDVAASPQPGDELAFSLTHHGEVTFSRNGATPQVFMHVDHTLQMWAFFDVYGNTSKIRTLGVTHDVPQMSYVQQNASNSPPRRTEPVGRPSHQLSRASPLVVSLPPSPPSPPSTHPHPVPAPPPLPPTPRDATLSGHSTMSSVYSGAYMEPVSATSTLSSLGELPPGQTLHECTVCYEKPVDSVLYMCGHMCMCYECALQQWRGRGGGQCPICRAVIRDVIRTYRS; this comes from the exons CTGGTCGTGGATCTGGATCGACGAACTTGCCGCCCTTGACTTTCCACCCAGTATGTGGAGATAACGTCCGCATCTCTAATGACGGAAAGGTGGCACGGAGAGCAGAGAGTTTCTGTAAGGGCATAGCCTTTTCTGCGAGACCCATCAAAATAGGGGAGAGGATTTGTCTCAGGCTACTTGAAGTCTCTACAAACTGGTCTGGTGTCATTCGGTTCGGCTTCACATCTCAAGACCCAGCTGGACTGAGAGACGCCCTCCCCAAATATGCTTGCCCAGACCTTACTAATAAACCTGGTTATTGGGCAAAGGCACTTAGTGAACGTTTTGCTGAACAAGGGAGCGTTCTCTTCTACTATGTGGACTCTGCAGGGGACGTTCACTTTGGCATTAATGGAGAAGAAAGGGGTGTGTTTTTTGGTGGTGTGGACACTAGGTCCCAGCTGTGGGGTCTCTTCGATGTTTATGGAAACAGCACAGCTGTGGAGTTCTTGGATCCCCTCGCACAACTCAACAACAGAGTCCGTATTGTCAACGATCTGAGTCCTGGTTCATCGGCTGCTAACTCTCGTGTTTTGCCTCAGTCCCAGACTATCCCTCAGCCGTCTCAACACCAGCCGCAACAACAAGCACAACAGCAGCCATCACAGCAGCAACACCAACAGCCTCCTCCACCACCACAGGCACCAAGACCAGATTCTGGGGTGGAGAGATTACAGCCTCAAATGGCCCAGTTGGTCTTGACTCCACGTGCACCTGATGCTTTACCATTACGTCACTTTGCACATACAGCCTTCAATCCTCTTCCATTCCACAGAGTCAGAGGACGCAACATTCGAATGAATAATGAACGAACTGTAGCTGCAAGAACGGAGACAGAATATTCCCATGGCTATGTTTTCTCTGCAAGACCTTTGAGACCAGGTGAGAGGCTTGTGGTGCAGGTTTTAAGTACCGAAGCTATGTATGTAGGGGCTTTGGCATTTGGTATGACAGCAGCCAATCCAGCTGGTCTGGAACCCTCTGACCTACCAGAAGACTGTGACTTACTGTTGGATCGTCCAgaatattgggttgtgagcaaaGATGTAGCAGCATCCCCTCAACCTGGAGATGAATTGGCCTTCTCTTTAACTCATCATGGCGAGGTGACCTTTTCTCGCAATGGTGCCACCCCTCAGGTGTTTATGCACGTGGATCATACCCTGCAAATGTGGGCCTTCTTTGATGTCTACGGAAACACCAGCAAGATCCGCACCTTGGGAGTCACACATGATGTTCCTCAGATGTCTTATGTACAACAAAATG CCTCTAACTCTCCACCTCGTCGGACAGAGCCTGTTGGGCGGCCTTCCCATCAGTTATCGAGAGCATCCCCTCTTGTTGTCAGCCTTCCACCAAGTCCACCTTCACCGCCCAGTACCCATCCTCACCCGGTCCCGGCACCTCCTCCATTACCACCAACTCCCAGGGATGCCACCCTCAGTGGGCACAGCACTATGTCATCTGTTTACAGTGGTGCTTATATGGAGCCCGTATCCGCCACATCCACTCTTTCTTCCTTGGGTGAACTGCCTCCTGGCCAGACTCTACATGAGTGCACTGTCTGTTACGAGAAGCCTGTCGATTCTGTGTTGTATATGTGTGGCCACATGTGTATGTGTTATGAATGTGCCCTGCAACAGTGGCGTGGCCGTGGTGGTGGACAGTGCCCCATCTGCCGGGCTGTTATCAGAGACGTCATTCGAACCTACCGGTCATGA